From the genome of Variovorax sp. RA8, one region includes:
- a CDS encoding indolepyruvate ferredoxin oxidoreductase family protein has translation MADTPAPAPLARPDYRLSDSLWASGGSVFLTGTQALVRLMLMQRQRDAAVGLDTRGFISGYRGSPLGMVDLALWKTGKKLDESGIRFLPAINEELGATAVLGTQRVEADPERTCAGVFAMWYGKGPGVDRAGDALKHGNAYGASPHGGVLMVAGDDHGCVSSSMPHQSDQAFQSWHAPVVSPGCVAEYLEYGLYGWALSRFSGNWVGFTALSEIVESGSTVDLDLVNARAATWQDGDTVRRITGYAPPADGLHYRWPDLPSLKIEERLHAKLDAVRAFARVNSIDRQIVESASASVGIVTAGKAHYDLMEVLRRLDVTTEALALHGLRIYKLGLTYPVEPTRMHCFMQGLAEVLVIEEKGPVVEEQLRSMFYNAPERPVIVGKQDAQGRPLVSAVGELRPSRLIQVVADWLATHFPDLDRRHLVRDFTPPELLSNASDSVKRLPYFCAGCPHNTSTRVPEGSHAQAGIGCHFMASWMDRETEGLIQMGGEGVDWVSHAMFTRVPHVFQNLGDGTYYHSGYLAIRQAVAARATLTYKILFNDAVAMTGGQPVDGLISVDGIARQVEAEGVKQVVVVSDDIGKYKGLRKRFPAGTEFHDRAELDAVQRRLREVPGVTVLIYEQTCAAEKRRRRKKGELVDPARRLYINDRVCEGCGDCSVQSNCVAVLPTETPLGRKRKIDQSSCNKDYSCAQGFCPSFVGVLGGGMRKKTGALANGADAFMQRVNALPRPAPHAWTGPYDLLVTGVGGTGVVTVGALVAMAAHLEGKSASVLDFMGFAQKGGSVLSFVRMADVHWRLNQVRIDTQQADALLACDLVVGASADALATVRHGRTRILANTHETPVAESLHNPDASLKAPQLLDKLRFAAGAERVETLDAQALAQAFLGDSIVSNILALGYAWQRGLVPVGLEALLRAIELNGVAVDNNKLAFSLGRLAAHDPQAAVSLLRGTSAETAQPEPLDALVERATSHLTAYQNAAYAERYAGTVAAVRQREVALQADPALPLTRAVAQGLFKLMAYKDEYEVARLYTDGEFARSLQEQFEGALRLEFYMAPPGLSRARDGRPPRKLRLGGWMMPVLKLLAQGRRLRGTALDPFGYTDERRMERALIEDYRQRIESLLASLNAERLKIATEIALLPMQMRGFGHVKQANVALARVREAELLYRFDSKAFPRPAPSRAAGQIRGIAVTASER, from the coding sequence ATGGCCGACACCCCTGCCCCCGCGCCCCTTGCCCGCCCCGACTACCGCCTGAGCGACAGCCTCTGGGCCAGCGGCGGGTCCGTCTTCCTCACCGGGACCCAGGCGCTGGTGCGGCTGATGCTGATGCAGCGCCAGCGCGATGCGGCCGTCGGCCTGGACACGCGCGGCTTCATCAGCGGCTACCGGGGCTCGCCGCTGGGCATGGTGGACCTGGCGCTGTGGAAGACCGGCAAGAAGCTCGACGAGAGCGGCATCCGATTCCTGCCCGCCATCAACGAGGAGCTCGGCGCCACCGCGGTGCTCGGTACCCAGCGCGTCGAGGCCGACCCCGAGCGCACCTGCGCCGGCGTGTTCGCGATGTGGTACGGCAAGGGGCCGGGCGTGGACCGCGCGGGCGATGCGCTCAAGCACGGCAACGCCTATGGCGCCTCGCCCCATGGCGGCGTGCTGATGGTCGCCGGCGACGACCATGGCTGCGTGTCCTCCTCGATGCCCCACCAGAGCGACCAGGCCTTCCAGTCCTGGCATGCGCCGGTGGTCTCGCCGGGCTGCGTTGCCGAATACCTGGAGTACGGGCTGTACGGCTGGGCGCTGTCGCGCTTCTCGGGCAACTGGGTGGGCTTCACAGCGCTGTCGGAAATCGTGGAAAGCGGCTCCACGGTCGACCTCGACCTCGTCAACGCCCGTGCCGCGACCTGGCAAGACGGCGACACCGTGCGCCGCATCACCGGCTACGCGCCGCCGGCCGACGGCCTGCACTACCGCTGGCCCGACCTGCCCTCGCTGAAGATCGAAGAGCGCCTGCACGCCAAGCTCGACGCGGTGCGCGCCTTCGCCCGCGTCAACAGCATCGACCGTCAGATCGTCGAGAGCGCCAGCGCGTCGGTCGGCATCGTCACCGCCGGCAAGGCGCACTACGACCTGATGGAGGTGCTGCGCCGGCTGGACGTGACCACCGAGGCGCTGGCTCTCCACGGCCTGCGGATCTACAAGCTGGGCCTGACCTACCCCGTCGAGCCGACCCGCATGCATTGCTTCATGCAGGGCCTCGCGGAGGTGCTGGTGATCGAGGAGAAGGGCCCTGTGGTCGAGGAGCAGCTGCGCTCCATGTTCTACAACGCCCCCGAGCGCCCGGTCATCGTCGGCAAGCAGGACGCGCAAGGCCGGCCGCTGGTGAGCGCCGTCGGCGAGTTGCGGCCCTCGCGCCTGATCCAGGTCGTCGCCGACTGGCTGGCCACTCATTTCCCCGACCTCGACCGGCGCCACCTGGTGCGCGACTTCACGCCGCCCGAGCTGCTGTCCAATGCCAGCGACAGCGTCAAGCGCCTGCCTTACTTCTGCGCCGGCTGTCCGCACAACACCAGCACCCGCGTGCCGGAGGGCTCGCACGCGCAGGCCGGCATCGGCTGCCACTTCATGGCCAGCTGGATGGACCGCGAGACCGAGGGCCTGATCCAGATGGGCGGCGAAGGCGTGGACTGGGTTTCGCACGCGATGTTCACCCGCGTGCCGCACGTGTTCCAGAACCTCGGCGACGGCACGTACTACCACTCGGGCTACCTCGCGATCCGCCAGGCGGTCGCGGCGCGGGCCACCCTCACCTACAAGATCCTCTTCAACGACGCGGTGGCGATGACCGGCGGCCAGCCGGTGGACGGCCTCATCAGCGTCGACGGCATCGCCCGCCAGGTCGAGGCCGAAGGCGTGAAACAGGTGGTGGTGGTGTCGGACGATATCGGCAAGTACAAGGGCCTGCGCAAGCGCTTCCCTGCCGGCACGGAATTCCACGACCGCGCCGAGCTCGACGCGGTGCAACGGCGCCTGCGCGAGGTGCCCGGCGTCACCGTGCTGATCTACGAGCAGACCTGCGCCGCCGAGAAGCGCCGCCGCCGCAAGAAAGGCGAGCTGGTCGATCCCGCGCGGCGCCTCTACATCAACGACCGCGTCTGCGAAGGGTGCGGCGACTGCTCGGTGCAGAGCAACTGCGTCGCCGTGCTGCCGACGGAGACGCCGCTGGGCCGCAAGCGCAAGATCGACCAGAGCAGCTGCAACAAGGACTACTCGTGCGCGCAGGGCTTCTGCCCCAGCTTCGTGGGCGTGCTGGGCGGCGGCATGCGCAAGAAGACCGGTGCGCTGGCCAACGGCGCCGACGCCTTCATGCAGCGCGTGAACGCGCTGCCGCGACCGGCGCCGCATGCCTGGACCGGCCCCTACGACCTGCTGGTAACGGGCGTCGGCGGCACCGGCGTCGTCACCGTCGGCGCGCTGGTCGCGATGGCCGCGCACCTGGAGGGCAAGAGCGCCAGCGTGCTCGACTTCATGGGCTTCGCGCAGAAGGGTGGCTCGGTGCTCAGCTTCGTGCGCATGGCCGACGTGCACTGGCGCCTGAACCAGGTGCGCATCGACACGCAGCAGGCCGATGCGCTGCTGGCCTGCGACCTGGTGGTGGGCGCCTCGGCGGACGCGCTCGCCACCGTGCGACACGGCCGCACCCGCATCCTGGCCAACACGCACGAAACGCCGGTGGCCGAGAGCCTGCACAATCCCGACGCCAGCCTCAAGGCGCCGCAGCTGCTCGACAAGCTGCGCTTCGCCGCCGGCGCCGAGCGCGTCGAGACGCTCGACGCGCAAGCCCTGGCCCAGGCCTTCCTCGGCGACTCGATCGTCTCCAACATCCTCGCGCTCGGCTATGCCTGGCAGCGCGGCCTGGTGCCGGTGGGCCTCGAGGCCCTGCTGCGCGCGATCGAGCTCAACGGCGTGGCGGTGGACAACAACAAGCTCGCCTTCTCGCTGGGCCGGCTCGCCGCGCACGACCCGCAAGCCGCCGTCTCGCTGCTGCGCGGCACATCGGCCGAGACCGCGCAGCCCGAGCCGCTGGACGCGCTGGTCGAACGCGCCACGTCCCACCTCACCGCTTATCAAAACGCCGCCTACGCCGAGCGCTATGCCGGCACGGTGGCCGCGGTGCGGCAGCGCGAGGTTGCACTGCAGGCCGACCCCGCACTGCCCTTGACGCGCGCGGTGGCGCAGGGGCTGTTCAAGCTCATGGCCTACAAGGACGAGTACGAGGTGGCCCGTCTCTACACCGATGGCGAATTCGCGCGCTCGCTGCAGGAGCAGTTCGAGGGTGCGCTCCGGCTCGAGTTCTACATGGCCCCGCCGGGACTGAGCCGCGCACGCGACGGCCGGCCGCCGCGCAAGCTGCGCCTGGGCGGCTGGATGATGCCGGTGCTGAAGCTGCTGGCCCAGGGCCGCCGGCTGCGCGGCACGGCGCTCGATCCCTTCGGCTACACGGACGAGCGGCGCATGGAGCGCGCGTTGATCGAGGACTACCGTCAACGCATCGAGTCGCTGCTGGCTTCGCTGAATGCCGAGCGCCTGAAGATCGCGACCGAGATCGCGCTGCTGCCGATGCAAATGCGCGGCTTCGGCCATGTGAAGCAGGCCAACGTCGCGCTCGCGCGGGTGCGCGAAGCCGAACTGTTGTACCGCTTCGACTCCAAGGCCTTCCCGCGGCCCGCGCCTTCGCGCGCCGCCGGGCAGATCCGCGGCATCGCGGTGACCGCCTCTGAGCGCTGA
- a CDS encoding N-acetylmuramoyl-L-alanine amidase: MNRRSLLLQGGSLALLLGVHEIARGATIVAVRVWPANDYTRVTIESDGRLHSQQLVVGNPPRLAVDIEGIDLNPALRELVGKIKPGDPYINGLRVGQFAPSVVRIVFDLKQTVAPQVFSLAPVAAYQHRLVLDLYPQQAIDPMEALIAERLRDAPKAQGRDSTVAGIAPRNAGAPGDTPAPLRPAPRAADPLGDLMAQQSMRPATPSGGSAPGPALVAPAPLPPVVGTAPVMPPVTPSAMARGNNDNHNGNGSTATASRTDRIIIVALDPGHGGEDPGAIGPNGTREKDIVLQVAHRLRDRINASSVNGNPMRAFLTRDADFFVPLGTRVQKARRVQADLFVSIHADAFTNPDARGASVFALSHTGASSSAARWLANKENQADRVGGVNVGSHEAQVQRAMLDMSTTAQINDSLKLGGAMLGEIRGIGARLHKPRVEQAGFAVLKAPDIPSVLVETAFISNPEEEAKLRSVAYQEDLADALMRGIHRYFAQNPPLARSREL; the protein is encoded by the coding sequence ATGAACCGACGCTCGCTGCTCCTGCAAGGCGGCAGCCTCGCCCTGCTGCTCGGCGTGCACGAGATCGCGCGCGGCGCCACCATCGTGGCGGTGCGTGTCTGGCCGGCGAACGACTACACGCGCGTCACCATCGAATCCGACGGCCGCCTGCACTCGCAGCAGCTGGTGGTCGGCAATCCGCCGAGACTGGCGGTCGACATCGAAGGCATCGATCTCAATCCGGCCCTGCGCGAGCTGGTCGGCAAGATCAAGCCCGGGGACCCCTACATCAACGGCTTGCGCGTAGGCCAGTTCGCGCCGAGCGTGGTGCGCATCGTGTTCGACCTGAAGCAGACGGTGGCGCCGCAGGTCTTCTCGCTGGCGCCGGTGGCGGCCTACCAGCACCGGCTGGTGCTGGACCTCTATCCGCAGCAGGCCATCGATCCCATGGAGGCGCTGATCGCCGAGCGCCTGCGCGATGCGCCCAAGGCGCAGGGCCGCGACAGCACCGTCGCCGGCATCGCGCCGCGCAATGCGGGCGCCCCCGGCGACACGCCCGCGCCGCTGCGGCCGGCGCCGCGCGCGGCGGACCCGCTGGGCGACCTGATGGCGCAGCAATCGATGCGCCCGGCCACGCCCTCCGGTGGCAGCGCGCCCGGCCCCGCGCTGGTCGCGCCCGCGCCGCTGCCGCCGGTCGTGGGCACGGCACCGGTGATGCCCCCCGTGACGCCATCGGCCATGGCACGCGGCAACAACGACAACCACAACGGCAACGGCAGCACGGCCACCGCCAGCCGCACCGACCGCATCATCATCGTCGCCCTCGATCCCGGGCATGGCGGAGAGGACCCCGGCGCCATCGGTCCCAACGGCACGCGCGAGAAGGACATCGTGCTGCAGGTCGCGCACCGGCTGCGCGACCGCATCAACGCCAGCAGCGTCAACGGCAACCCGATGCGCGCCTTCCTCACGCGCGACGCCGACTTCTTCGTCCCCCTGGGCACGCGCGTGCAGAAGGCCCGCCGCGTGCAGGCCGACCTGTTCGTGAGCATCCATGCCGATGCCTTCACCAATCCCGATGCGCGCGGCGCCAGCGTGTTCGCGCTGAGCCACACCGGCGCCTCCAGCAGCGCCGCGCGCTGGCTCGCCAACAAGGAGAACCAGGCCGACCGGGTCGGCGGCGTGAACGTCGGCTCGCACGAGGCCCAGGTGCAGCGCGCCATGCTCGACATGAGCACCACGGCGCAGATCAACGACAGCCTCAAGCTCGGCGGCGCGATGCTCGGCGAGATCCGCGGCATCGGCGCACGGCTGCACAAGCCGCGCGTCGAGCAGGCGGGCTTCGCGGTGCTCAAGGCACCCGACATTCCGAGCGTGCTGGTGGAGACCGCCTTCATCAGCAACCCCGAGGAAGAGGCCAAGCTGCGCAGCGTGGCCTACCAGGAAGACCTGGCCGATGCCCTGATGCGCGGCATCCACCGCTACTTCGCGCAGAACCCGCCGCTGGCGCGCAGCCGCGAGCTGTAA
- the tsaE gene encoding tRNA (adenosine(37)-N6)-threonylcarbamoyltransferase complex ATPase subunit type 1 TsaE → MAADHLPIVETRTLVQRWLSEDDCDALAGKLASSQALGDAFIALHGDLGAGKTTFVRHLLRALGIGSRIKSPTYAVVEPHEAPGGLAIFHFDFYRFSDPHEWDDAGFRDIFAGPGLKLAEWPDKAAGRIPLADLAIKIEAMTDDTRTVTLQANTALGSRLIDAAAA, encoded by the coding sequence ATGGCTGCCGATCACCTGCCGATTGTAGAAACGCGAACCCTGGTGCAGCGCTGGCTGAGCGAGGACGACTGCGACGCGCTCGCGGGCAAGCTCGCGTCATCGCAAGCGCTGGGCGACGCGTTCATCGCACTGCATGGAGACCTCGGCGCCGGCAAGACCACCTTCGTTCGCCACCTGCTGCGGGCGCTGGGGATCGGCTCGCGCATCAAGAGCCCGACCTACGCGGTCGTCGAGCCGCACGAGGCCCCCGGCGGGCTCGCCATCTTCCATTTCGACTTCTACCGCTTCAGCGACCCCCACGAATGGGACGACGCCGGCTTCCGCGACATCTTCGCGGGCCCCGGCCTCAAGCTCGCGGAGTGGCCCGACAAAGCTGCAGGGCGCATTCCACTTGCCGACCTTGCTATTAAAATCGAAGCAATGACCGACGACACCCGCACCGTAACCCTGCAGGCGAACACCGCGCTCGGCAGCCGCCTGATCGACGCTGCCGCCGCATGA
- the queG gene encoding tRNA epoxyqueuosine(34) reductase QueG, with protein sequence MIGSHQLVSRIRAWARELGFSQIGIAGVDLSSAEDGLAQWLAQGFHGEMHYMAAHGTRRARPAELVPGTVSVITARMDYLPRGTPEDWQAVEFDRLQRPGEAIVSVYARGRDYHKVMRGRLQRLADRIAEAVGPFGHRVFTDSAPVLEAELASRSGQGWRGKHTLVLDREAGSMFFLGEIYVDMALPASAPVSAHCGSCSACIEICPTRAIVAPYRLDARRCISYLTIEHAGPIPLELRPLIGNRIYGCDDCQLICPWNKFAKKSALPDFDARDGLGGRQLGELFAWSEEDFLRFTEGSAIRRIGHERWLRNIAVALGNALRAGRQEARAALATRRDDPSELVREHVEWALGQGE encoded by the coding sequence GTGATCGGCAGCCATCAACTCGTGAGTCGGATTCGGGCCTGGGCCCGGGAGCTCGGATTCTCCCAAATCGGGATCGCGGGTGTCGATCTGTCGAGCGCGGAGGATGGACTCGCGCAATGGCTGGCGCAGGGCTTCCACGGCGAGATGCACTACATGGCCGCGCACGGCACGCGGCGCGCCCGCCCGGCCGAGCTGGTGCCGGGCACGGTGTCGGTGATCACGGCGCGCATGGACTATCTGCCGCGCGGCACGCCCGAGGACTGGCAGGCCGTCGAGTTCGACCGGCTGCAGCGTCCGGGCGAGGCCATCGTCTCCGTTTACGCCCGCGGCCGCGACTACCACAAGGTGATGCGCGGGCGCCTGCAGCGGCTGGCCGACCGCATCGCCGAGGCAGTGGGGCCCTTCGGCCACCGCGTGTTCACCGATTCGGCGCCGGTGCTCGAGGCCGAGCTCGCCTCGCGCAGCGGCCAGGGCTGGCGCGGCAAGCACACGCTGGTGCTCGACCGCGAGGCCGGCTCGATGTTCTTCCTGGGCGAGATCTACGTCGACATGGCCCTGCCGGCGAGCGCGCCGGTCAGCGCGCATTGCGGCAGTTGCAGCGCCTGCATCGAGATCTGCCCCACGCGCGCCATCGTGGCGCCCTACCGGCTCGATGCGCGGCGCTGCATCTCCTACCTGACGATCGAGCATGCGGGGCCGATTCCGCTCGAGCTGCGGCCGCTGATCGGCAACCGCATCTACGGCTGCGACGACTGCCAGCTGATCTGCCCCTGGAACAAGTTCGCGAAGAAGAGCGCCTTGCCGGATTTCGATGCGCGCGACGGGCTGGGCGGGCGCCAGCTCGGCGAGCTCTTCGCATGGAGCGAGGAAGACTTCCTGCGCTTTACCGAGGGCAGCGCGATCCGCCGCATCGGCCACGAGCGCTGGCTGCGCAACATCGCAGTGGCGCTGGGCAACGCGCTGCGCGCCGGCCGCCAGGAGGCGCGCGCCGCCCTCGCCACGCGCCGCGACGACCCCAGCGAGCTGGTGCGAGAGCATGTCGAATGGGCTCTCGGCCAGGGCGAGTGA